In Mycolicibacterium nivoides, the DNA window CCCGCAGTGACCTGGAAGGAATACCCCTATGACAACCACCCTGGTTGCGCTCAGCTCTGATTACTGGTCGGTCCTCGGTCACGGGGTGTCGGCGATCGTGCTGTACTCGATCGTCGGTGTGGCGCTGATGGTCCTGGGTTTCTACGTGATCGACTGGACCACGCCGGGTCCGTTGCGGACCCTGGTGCAGGCCGGGCGTCCCAACGCCGCTGCAGTGGCGGCCTCCGGCGTGATATCGATGGCATTCATCGTCGTGCTGGCCATCTACAGTTCCTCGGGTGACCTGATCCAGGGCCTGATCACCACACTGGTGTTCGGCCTGTTGGGCATTGCGGCCCAGGCGTTCTCGGTCCGGCTGGTCGGCGCGATCAAGGGGATCGACATCGGCGGCGTCCTGGCCTCCGAAAGGTTCACCCCACAGGTCCTGGTCGTGACGGCTTCCTATGTGGCCTTCGGCCTGATCATCGCGGCGGCGATCCTCTAGTTCCTCGCTGGATTGTGCGGCAGACTTCGGCGGCCGCCCGAGTCAAGGCGGCCGGGCCGTCACGCAAGGCCTGATCCAGCGGCGTGCCCGGCGCGGTGATCGCCACCAGTTTGTCGACGCCGTTGTCCAGCAGTATGTCGGCGTCGGGGGCCACCCGGCCGGCGAAGATC includes these proteins:
- a CDS encoding DUF350 domain-containing protein — translated: MTTTLVALSSDYWSVLGHGVSAIVLYSIVGVALMVLGFYVIDWTTPGPLRTLVQAGRPNAAAVAASGVISMAFIVVLAIYSSSGDLIQGLITTLVFGLLGIAAQAFSVRLVGAIKGIDIGGVLASERFTPQVLVVTASYVAFGLIIAAAIL